In the genome of Arthrobacter alpinus, the window TTGGATGGTGTCCTTGTTCGTGCTGTTGGCACTTATCTTGGGTGGTGGAGGCGTGTTGGGCTACAACCTGATCAACAGCAAACCACCGGCCGTGCAGCAAATCTCCGTACCGGCACTTTCCGGCCTCAGCGTTGACATGGCGATGTCGCAATTGCGGGACCTTGGCATGGTCCCGCATAGCACCGAGGAGTTTTCCGCCGAGCCCAAGGGCCAGGTCATTCGCTCTTTCCCCCAGGCAGGCGCCTCGGTAGATCCCGGCGCAGAGGTGGAGGTATTTATCTCCAAGGGCCCGTCAGAAGTTCAGATTCCCAGAGATATTGCGGGGAGAACCGACGGCGAGGTGCGCTCCATACTCACCGGTCTGGGACTGGTCCTGAATCTCAATGACATGGTCAATGATGGTCAGATCGGTGCCAACCTTGTGGTCACCTCCGATCCTGCTCCGGGTGAGACAGTGCCTGCTGGCACTGCTGTTACGTTGAAAATCTCCACTGGTCGGGTCCAGATCCCGTCCTTGTTTGACCTGACCAAGGACCCGGCAGGCGTCCAGGAAACGGTGACTGCGGCGCTCAAGAAGGTTTCACCTTTCCTGGAGGTGACCTTTGAGGAGGCGGAGAACTCCGTTGTCACGCCCGGCATGGTCACAAATCAATCGATTTCCGCCGGCACTCTCGTGGAACAACATACAAGCATTGTTGTGACTTTAGCCAAGGCGCCACCTTCCCCCCAGCCCACGGCCACCCCTACGCCGTCGGCAGATCCAACAGAGGAAGCGACCACACCACCTAAAAAGAGCAGGGGGCAGGACTAACCGCCAGTAAGCACTGGCCGTTACTCCTGCGAGAATTCCCTGCTAGCTGTTGATGAGCGGGCTTAGGGTTGCAGCCTTGGCGGCTGCGCCAGCCAAGCCCACGGATTCAAGCCAGTTACCCAACATTGTGTATCCGCCCTCGGTAAGGACGGATTCGGGGTGGAACTGGACACCGCACAGGGGTGCGCTCTTGTGCGCCAGACCCATGATCACGCCGTCGGACGTTTCCGCAGTCACTTCCAGAACCTCTGGAATACTGTCTGGAACGGCTGAAAGAGAATGGTAGCGGGTGGCAGTCACCGGGCTGGGCAGGCCCGCAAAAACGCTCGTACCGCGGTGGTGAACCTCGCTGGTCTTTCCGTGCATGAGCTGTTCGGCATGGGTAACCACACCGCCATAGGCTTCGGCCAGGGCCTGGTGACCAAGGCACACACCCAGCATGGGCTTGGCGTTCTCGCCACACCACTTGATTAGGTCGATGCACACACCTGCCTCTGCAGGGGTGCCCGGCCCGGGGGAGACTAGAACGCCGTCGCGCCCGGTGGCAAGTTCAATGGCTTCTTCAAGCGTGACGTCGTCGTTACGCACAACAGTTGTCTCGGCACCGAGCTGCTGCAAGTAGCCAACCAGGGTGTAGACAAAGCTGTCGTAGTTATCAATGACAAGAATCCGAACTGACATGTCAGACTCCACCGCCAATCGTTGAATCGGTAAGGGGGTTGAACTGGCTCAACCAAGGGAAAACAAACTGCATCAACACCAGAACCGCGGCAACGACGAAGAGGATGGCGGTGACGATGCGGAACCACAAGGGCCCTGGTAGATGCCTAAAGATCCAGCCGTACATGCTCAGCCTTTCTGATTCGCTGCGACTTGGTTCGCAATGGCGGCCGGGGGACCGGCACTGGCTGGCTGCCAGGATTCCATCACAGAGTAAGCAATGATGCGTTCCTCGGCGCCAAAGCGGGGATTGCAGCTGGTCATGGTCATGAACCGTTCCGTGGGCGTCACACCGGCTTGTGTGGGCACGGGCAGCAGAACGTCGCCGCGATTGGGCAATACGATCTGGTTGTTGCGGAACACATACGTGTAATAGCCATCCTTGGTTTGGACGTAAATCTTGTCCCCCGGAACCAGTGTGTGAATGGCATCGAGGACAGCGCCGTGAGTCTGTCGGTGGCCCGCCACGGCGAAGTTCCCAACACCTCCGGGCATGGTGGAACTGTCATAGCGCCCCAGCCCCAAAGTATCGAGTTGAGCCTGCTGGACGCCTTCAACGAGGGGGCGGCTGTAGGTGGGACCGAAGCGCGGGATGTAAACAACACCAAAAACGGAGCTGAGTTCCGTGGGTTCGTCCATAACAATCGGCGGTCCGAAATCCGCCGGGACATCCGGCGCGGGTGGAGTTATCGGCCCCTGGAACTCATGGGCAAATTGCGAAACGGCAGCCTGTTGCGCGGTATTGGCTTCGATATTTGTCCACCACAGTTCCCACACAACGAAGAGTAGCAAGATGACACCGGCGGTGATAAGAAGCTCGCCCATGACTTGAATTAGGGTGCGAAAGAAGCCCTGCTTGGGTTGTGCAGCGCGTCTACGCCGTTCAGACCGCTTGCGCTGGGTGCGAACCCTTGTATTCCCGGAGATCAACTCATCGACGCCCACAGCTTTTTCGGCACTGCTCGGCGAGTGAACCACGCGGGTCTCCTGACTGAAGTTGGGCGGTAAAGTCATGCGATCTGTGGCTGCGTTAAATACAGCTAGAATTACGTCAACAATAGCGTCAGTTCACTAGCCGGGAACAATTCGCTCAGCAATGACACAGCTAATGAACCGTCAGCCAACCCACCGAGTGGATCGTTGTGATCGGTCCCAATGTCAAGGAGCCCTTGTGCCCGAGTCAAAACCGCGTCGCCGCCCCACGAAGGCCCCGGTTCAAACACCGTCCGCAAAAACTCAGCAGCCCAACGCTGTTTGGTTCCTTCCCGTCATGGTCAGCTTGATGCTGATTGGCTTGGTCTGGATCATCACTTACTACATCTCCGATGGTAAGTTCCCGATTCCCAACATCAGCAACTGGAACATCGGCATTGGTTTCGGTAT includes:
- a CDS encoding class E sortase, producing MISGNTRVRTQRKRSERRRRAAQPKQGFFRTLIQVMGELLITAGVILLLFVVWELWWTNIEANTAQQAAVSQFAHEFQGPITPPAPDVPADFGPPIVMDEPTELSSVFGVVYIPRFGPTYSRPLVEGVQQAQLDTLGLGRYDSSTMPGGVGNFAVAGHRQTHGAVLDAIHTLVPGDKIYVQTKDGYYTYVFRNNQIVLPNRGDVLLPVPTQAGVTPTERFMTMTSCNPRFGAEERIIAYSVMESWQPASAGPPAAIANQVAANQKG
- a CDS encoding cell division protein CrgA, which translates into the protein MPESKPRRRPTKAPVQTPSAKTQQPNAVWFLPVMVSLMLIGLVWIITYYISDGKFPIPNISNWNIGIGFGIALAGFMMTTRWRS
- a CDS encoding anthranilate synthase component II, encoding MSVRILVIDNYDSFVYTLVGYLQQLGAETTVVRNDDVTLEEAIELATGRDGVLVSPGPGTPAEAGVCIDLIKWCGENAKPMLGVCLGHQALAEAYGGVVTHAEQLMHGKTSEVHHRGTSVFAGLPSPVTATRYHSLSAVPDSIPEVLEVTAETSDGVIMGLAHKSAPLCGVQFHPESVLTEGGYTMLGNWLESVGLAGAAAKAATLSPLINS